A genomic region of Pelodiscus sinensis isolate JC-2024 chromosome 1, ASM4963464v1, whole genome shotgun sequence contains the following coding sequences:
- the LOC142819028 gene encoding olfactory receptor 52M1-like, with protein MSDFNTTDVFNPPTFILLGIPGLERDHIWISIPFCTMYIITILGNFIIIFIVKMEPSLHTPMYYFLCMLAITDLVLSTSTLPKMLSIFWFNSREIDFSACLTQLYFIHGFFLIESGIFVAMAFDRYVAICDPLRHSTILTNTLVAKTGLAMVLRGGMLALPYPFLVKRCLYYRTNIIPQPYCEHITMVKLACTDIRISSYYGLFVVFTVMVPDALFMAVSYTQILRAIFNQPTKNARIKTFGTCSSHLFSILAFYLTALFSTLIHRFGQSVPRHSQVLIASVCALLAPMLNPVIYGVRTKQMQGKLLQLICHRRV; from the coding sequence ATGTCAGATTTTAATACAACTGACGTCTTCAACCCccccaccttcatcctgctgggcattcctggcctagAGAGGGACCAcatctggatctccatccccttctgcaccatgtacaTCATAACCATTTTGGGGAACTTCATTATCATCTTCATTGTGAAAATGGAACCAAGCCTCCACacgcccatgtactatttcctctgcatgctggccatcaccgACCTGGTCTTGTCCACATCCAccctgcccaaaatgctgagcatcttctggttcaattccagggagatcgatttcagtgcctgcctcacccagctgtACTTCATTCATGGCTTCTTTTTGATtgagtctgggatcttcgtggccatggcttttgatcgctacgtggccatctgtgatcccctgagacattccaccatcctgacaaacacTCTGGTGGCCAAGACTGGCCTGGCCATGGTGCTGCGTGGTGGCATGCTCGCACTGCCTTATCCCTTCCTGGTGAAGCGGTGCCTCTATTACAGAACGAACATCATCCCACAGCCGTACTGTGAGCACATAACCatggtgaagctggcctgcacGGACATCCGCATCAGTAGTTATTACGGCCTCTTTGTGGTATTCACCGTGATGGTTCCAGATGCGCTTTTTATGGCTGTGTCCTatacccagatcctcagggccatcttcaacCAGCCCACAAAGAATGCCCGAATCAAGACTTTTggaacctgcagctcccacctcttTTCCATTTTAGCCTTTTACCTGACAGCTCTCTTCTCCACCCTCATACATCGGTTTGGCCAGAGCGTGCCCCGCCATTCCCAGGTTCTCATTGCGAGTGTGTGCGCCCTCTTAGCCCCCATGCTAAACCCTGTCATCTACGGGGTGAGAACCAAACAGATGCAGGGCAAGCTGCTCCAGCTGATTTGTCACAGACGAGTATAA